From Etheostoma spectabile isolate EspeVRDwgs_2016 unplaced genomic scaffold, UIUC_Espe_1.0 scaffold340, whole genome shotgun sequence, the proteins below share one genomic window:
- the matcap2 gene encoding uncharacterized protein KIAA0895 isoform X2 has product MSKKYLLNSADKALSSSQIYLEKISSSVLKDLFSTGASSYNVLLQAKEEDKKSQNQSPYKRPKALVKCGATFSRRNRPGMASKKLRAAEGSGKPAQTNRVLSGNANLSKPARNIAVVGSSMGLIPRTVPQLRKMCIPNSPHTKLPSLHKAAITREVGDAKKLCILTAIKPSNVEKEKAKFFKSDFNYNPQFAYSNPVSPLVLARHNNASDRFLTQAVHIMELALLRYGSYEKFEQTTGGNLLNKSRIWHNVKKYMEKEGCLGEIVVQVTDDLLSRASMTVVNSRPTLTINISTAREYWLEGMLRHEISTHYFRGINNCHQPWSSSAGRKKHNLKPLNPTEEGLASIHSVLFRKDPTLWRAALLYYTVYQATHMSFSQLFHNLGRFVQDPNTRWDYCVRAKRGQTDTAQPGCFSKDQVYLDGILKILRYRDKINFPLLMALGKVSFEDVDRLKALAQMENVRIPHFMQDQARYAEQLAKIMAVNQLTDEELKAII; this is encoded by the exons ATGTCCAAAAAGTACCTTTTAAACTCTGCTGACAAGGCACTGAGCTCAAGCCAAATATACCTGGAGAAGATTTCTTCCAGTGTTCTCAAAGACCTCTTCAGCACTGGCGCCAGTAGCTACAACGTCCTGCTGCAGGCTAAGGAGGAGGATAAGAAGAGTCAGAACCAGTCCCCTTACAAAAGGCCAAAAGCGTTGGTGAAATGTGGCGCCACATTTAGTAGAAGAAACCGCCCAGGCATGGCTTCTAAAAAGTTGCGTGCAGCAGAAGGTAGTGGTAAACCTGCACAGACAAATCGTGTTCTCTCAGGCAACGCCAATCTGTCTAAACCAGCACGGAACATCGCAGTAGTGGGAAGCAGCATGGGCCTGATCCCTCGTACAGTTCCGCAGCTCAGGAAGATGTGCATCCCCAATTCACCACACACTAAACTCCCCTCGTTGCACAAAGCAGCAATAACACGGGAAGTGGGTGATGCCAAGAAGCTCTGCATCCTTACAGCCATAAAGCCGTCTAATGTTGAGAAAGAGAAGGCCAAGTTTTTCAAGTCTGACTTCAACTATAATCCACAGTTTGCATACAGCAACCCAGTTTCTCCACTTGTCCTGGCACGACATAACAATGCCTCAGATCGCTTCCTGACACAG GCAGTGCACATCATGGAGCTTGCCCTGCTGCGATATGGCAGCTATGAGAAGTTTGAGCAGACCACGGGGGGCAACCTCCTTAACAAGAGTCGTATCTGGCACAACGTCAAGAAATACATGGAGAAGGAAGGCTGCTTGGGGGAG ATCGTAGTCCAGGTGACAGACGACCTCCTGTCCAGAGCCTCCATGACGGTGGTGAACAGCAGACCCACACTGACCATCAACATCTCCACGGCCCGAGAGTACTGGCTGGAAGGCATGCTGAGGCATGAGATTA GCACACATTATTTTCGTGGCATAAACAACTGCCACCAGCCATGGAGCAGCAGCGCAGGTAGGAAGAAGCACAACCTGAAGCCTCTGAACCCCACAGAGGAGGGCCTGGCCAGCATCCACAGTGTCCTATTCAGGAAAGACCCCACACTGTGGCGCGCCGCCCTGCTCTACTACACCGTCTACCAGGCCACCCACATGTCCTTCTCTCAGCTCTTCCACAATCTGGGACGCTTCGTCCAGGACCCCAACACTCGCTGGGACTACTGCGTCCGGGCCAAGAGGGGCCAGACCGATACAGCACAGCCAG GGTGCTTCAGTAAAGACCAGGTCTACCTGGATGGCATCCTGAAGATCCTGAGATACAGAGACAAGATCAACTTCCCACTGCTGATGGCTCTAGGAAAG GTGTCGTTTGAAGACGTGGACCGCCTGAAAGCCCTGGCTCAGATGGAGAACGTCCGCATCCCACACTTCATGCAGGACCAGGCGCGGTACGCCGAGCAGCTGGCGAAAATCATGGCGGTCAACCAGCTGACTGACGAGGAGCTCAAGGCCATCATCTGA
- the matcap2 gene encoding uncharacterized protein KIAA0895 isoform X1 — MLESINVTERLHWPEVEMSKKYLLNSADKALSSSQIYLEKISSSVLKDLFSTGASSYNVLLQAKEEDKKSQNQSPYKRPKALVKCGATFSRRNRPGMASKKLRAAEGSGKPAQTNRVLSGNANLSKPARNIAVVGSSMGLIPRTVPQLRKMCIPNSPHTKLPSLHKAAITREVGDAKKLCILTAIKPSNVEKEKAKFFKSDFNYNPQFAYSNPVSPLVLARHNNASDRFLTQAVHIMELALLRYGSYEKFEQTTGGNLLNKSRIWHNVKKYMEKEGCLGEIVVQVTDDLLSRASMTVVNSRPTLTINISTAREYWLEGMLRHEISTHYFRGINNCHQPWSSSAGRKKHNLKPLNPTEEGLASIHSVLFRKDPTLWRAALLYYTVYQATHMSFSQLFHNLGRFVQDPNTRWDYCVRAKRGQTDTAQPGCFSKDQVYLDGILKILRYRDKINFPLLMALGKVSFEDVDRLKALAQMENVRIPHFMQDQARYAEQLAKIMAVNQLTDEELKAII, encoded by the exons ATGCTGGAGTCAATTAACGTTACAG AAAGACTCCACTGGCCAGAAGTGGAAATGTCCAAAAAGTACCTTTTAAACTCTGCTGACAAGGCACTGAGCTCAAGCCAAATATACCTGGAGAAGATTTCTTCCAGTGTTCTCAAAGACCTCTTCAGCACTGGCGCCAGTAGCTACAACGTCCTGCTGCAGGCTAAGGAGGAGGATAAGAAGAGTCAGAACCAGTCCCCTTACAAAAGGCCAAAAGCGTTGGTGAAATGTGGCGCCACATTTAGTAGAAGAAACCGCCCAGGCATGGCTTCTAAAAAGTTGCGTGCAGCAGAAGGTAGTGGTAAACCTGCACAGACAAATCGTGTTCTCTCAGGCAACGCCAATCTGTCTAAACCAGCACGGAACATCGCAGTAGTGGGAAGCAGCATGGGCCTGATCCCTCGTACAGTTCCGCAGCTCAGGAAGATGTGCATCCCCAATTCACCACACACTAAACTCCCCTCGTTGCACAAAGCAGCAATAACACGGGAAGTGGGTGATGCCAAGAAGCTCTGCATCCTTACAGCCATAAAGCCGTCTAATGTTGAGAAAGAGAAGGCCAAGTTTTTCAAGTCTGACTTCAACTATAATCCACAGTTTGCATACAGCAACCCAGTTTCTCCACTTGTCCTGGCACGACATAACAATGCCTCAGATCGCTTCCTGACACAG GCAGTGCACATCATGGAGCTTGCCCTGCTGCGATATGGCAGCTATGAGAAGTTTGAGCAGACCACGGGGGGCAACCTCCTTAACAAGAGTCGTATCTGGCACAACGTCAAGAAATACATGGAGAAGGAAGGCTGCTTGGGGGAG ATCGTAGTCCAGGTGACAGACGACCTCCTGTCCAGAGCCTCCATGACGGTGGTGAACAGCAGACCCACACTGACCATCAACATCTCCACGGCCCGAGAGTACTGGCTGGAAGGCATGCTGAGGCATGAGATTA GCACACATTATTTTCGTGGCATAAACAACTGCCACCAGCCATGGAGCAGCAGCGCAGGTAGGAAGAAGCACAACCTGAAGCCTCTGAACCCCACAGAGGAGGGCCTGGCCAGCATCCACAGTGTCCTATTCAGGAAAGACCCCACACTGTGGCGCGCCGCCCTGCTCTACTACACCGTCTACCAGGCCACCCACATGTCCTTCTCTCAGCTCTTCCACAATCTGGGACGCTTCGTCCAGGACCCCAACACTCGCTGGGACTACTGCGTCCGGGCCAAGAGGGGCCAGACCGATACAGCACAGCCAG GGTGCTTCAGTAAAGACCAGGTCTACCTGGATGGCATCCTGAAGATCCTGAGATACAGAGACAAGATCAACTTCCCACTGCTGATGGCTCTAGGAAAG GTGTCGTTTGAAGACGTGGACCGCCTGAAAGCCCTGGCTCAGATGGAGAACGTCCGCATCCCACACTTCATGCAGGACCAGGCGCGGTACGCCGAGCAGCTGGCGAAAATCATGGCGGTCAACCAGCTGACTGACGAGGAGCTCAAGGCCATCATCTGA